A segment of the Scomber japonicus isolate fScoJap1 chromosome 5, fScoJap1.pri, whole genome shotgun sequence genome:
tggacagaaggaagggaggaaagaggaaggaaggaagtggggaaagaaggaaggaaggaaggaaggaagggaggaaaagagggaggaaggaaggaaggaaggaaggaaatgaggaaggaaggaagggaaggaggaagggaggaaagaggaaggaaggaaggaagtaacgaagaaAGGAgtggaaagaatgaatgaggaaggaaggaaggaaggaaggaagcaaggaagaaaggaaggaacggggaaaagagggaggaaggaaggaagggaggaaaggaggaaagaaggaaggaaggaagggaggaaaagagggaggaaggaaggaaggaaggaaatgaggaaggaaggaagggaaggaggaagggaggaaagaggaaggaagtgagaaaaaaggaaatgaggaaggaaggaaggaagtaacgaagaaaggaaggaacgaggaaaagaggaaggaagtaaggagaggaaagaaggaatgaggaaggaaggaacgaaggagagaaggaaggaaggaaggaaggaaggaaggaacagtcaaaagagatagggttGACCCgggaacacaacaggagggttaatactcTTAAGTGgcttcttccattttttttggggggggggggcctccAACTCAACATAATGAaacctcaatcaatcaatatttttatttataaagtgcCAAATTACAACCGAAGTCATCtcttaattcaatttaatttaatttaatttaaagagaccgaACATTCATTGAGCAGCATTTTGGTGAAAACAGCAAGGAAAATATTCGACCCTAACAGCTGAtgttagatcttaggaaggaatgaaggaaggaaggtaggaaggaaggaaggaaggaaggaaggaaggaagataggatggaaggtaggaaggaaagaaggaaggacagaacgaaggaaggaaggagggaatgatgaacagaaggaaggtaggaaggaatgatggacagaggaaaggaaggacagaaggtaggaagaaaggaaggaaagacagaaggtaggacagaaggaaggaaggagagaaggacagaatgatggacagaaggaatgaaggaaggacagaaggaaggaatgaaggtaggaaggaaggacagaacgaaggacagaacgaaggaaggaaggacagaaggaaggaaggacagaaggaaggtaggacagaaggaaggaagataagatggaaggaaggaaggaagaaaggatggaaggaaggaaggacagatggagggaacattcctgattttatttgagatgaaaaggaaaagcagagagagtgtagtGTAGTTAAACCCAAATGTTAGAGTCTCAGAAGCTGGAGGCGGAGCGAGCAGacgaaggtaggaaggagggatggatggaaggaaggaatgacagatggaaggaaggtaggatggagggaaagatggaaggaaggacagaaggaaggaatgatggaccaaaggaaggacagaagcaaggacagaaggaagggaggaaggaaggagagaaggacagaatgatggacagaaggaaggaaggaagataggatggaaggaaggaaggaagaaaggatggaaggaaggaaggacagaaggaaggtaagacagaaggaaggaaggaaggaatataggatggaaggaaggaaggacagaaggaaggtaagacagaaggaaggaaggaagataggaaggaaggacagatggaaggaaggacagaaggaaggtaaaacagaaggaaggagggacagaaggaaggaagaacagaaggaaggtaggacagaaggaaggaagataggatggaaggaaggaaggaagaaaggatggaaggaaggaaggaaggacagatggagggaacattccTGATTTTATTTCAGCTGATTTGAGATGAAaaggaaaagcagagagagtgtagtGTAGTTAAACCCAAATATTAGAGAGTCTCAGAAGCTGGAGGCGGAGCGAGCAGacgaaggtaggaaggacagaaggaaggagggacagaaggaaggaaggacagaaggaaggaaggaatataggatggaaggaaggaaggacagaaggaaggtaagacagaaggaaggaaggacagaaggaaggtaggacagaaggaaggaaggaagataggatggtaggaaggaaggacagaaggaaagaaggacagaaggaaggtaggacagaaggaaggaaggaagataggatggaaggaatgaaggacagatggaaggaaggacagaaggaaggtaggacagaaggaaggtaggacagaaggaaggtaggacagaaggaaggaagataggaaggaagataggatggaaggaaggaaggaagaaaggatggaaggaaggaagaacagaaggaaggtaggacggaaggaaggacagaaggaaggtaagacagaaggaaggaaggaagataggatggaaggaaggaagataggatggaagaaagataggatggaaagaaggaaggacagatggagggaacattcctgattttatttgagatgaaaaggaaaagcagagagagcGTATAGTGTAGTTTCTTCAGAAGGTGGAGGCGGAGCGAGCCGAcatggagctgctgctgctgctgccagtgtgtttagtgttgttCCAGTCTTTGTTGTttcagacaggaacaggaacaggaaggcaggaaggcaggaagtcACCGTCTGCCTCGGCACAGAccgaacacagacacacaggtggaTGATGTAACTCCTGACCCAAATATCAGGaaccagaaacaacaaacacaccGCAGAATATTCCAGAAAGTACTCCACACGTCGTCCACACGCCGGCTCAGATAGAAAACCCTGCATGATACCAGAGTATTAATGTTACTATAATGTTTTTATGGcttcttatttattgttctttattctttttattgatgctctttctatttttaccaTCCACTTGCTGCTATAGGTGGAAAACAAtcaggaaataataataatgataataataataataataataataataatagtaataataataatataataatagtaatataataataataatgataataataataataataataatgataataattatataataataatgataataataataataataatataatgataataattataattataataatttaattatataataataataataataataaaatataataataatgataataataataataatcataatattaatcataataataataaactttatttatctaGCATTTCAAAATACTTACATGTGTACAAAATAGTAGTAAAAGAGgctaaaacatcaaaataaaaggcagataaattaaaagaaatatgataattaattacagaaacataaaaagcacattaaactttatctttatctgattaatttgacttcttcttcttctcttgtctcTGCAGACTGTCAGCAAATACAACTCTCAGTACCACAAACTGTTCCAGACGGTTCCTAAAGAGGAGATCCTGATGAAAGGTAAGCGCACTGTTTCACCTCATGATTCAGACATTCAGTATAAAAGTGGAGTAAAGTAACGTCTCCGTCCTCCTGCAGTGTATTCATGTGCGTTACTGAGAGACATCCTGCTGCAGGGCCGACTCTACATCTCCAGGAACTGGCTCTGTTTCTACGCCAACCTGTTCGGTAAAGACATCAAGGTGAGTTCAGAGCCACTGGACGCCATAATGTCCCAGTTATTTTTCAGGACCTTGAAGTAGCATTTTTGTAGACTgccaaataaatacagtagaattaatttattagtatttacactcaacTAGGATTCAAATatataatagaataaataataataaggtaAATACATCccatcaaggaaggaaggaaggaaggaaggaaggaagaaaggaaggaaggaaggaaggaaaaaaggaaggaaggaaggtatgatggatagaaggaaggaagggacgacagagggtaggaaggaaagaaggaaggacagaaggaagaaaggaatgaaggaatgatggacagaaggaatgaaggtaggaaggaaggagagaaggaaggtaggaaggaggaaaggaaggaaggaaggacagaagaaaggaaggaaggaaggaagaaaggaaaaaaggaaggaaggaaggtatgatggatagaaggaaggaatgatggacagaaggaaggaaggtaggaaggtaggaagaagggaggaaagaaggaagggaggaaggaagggggaggaaagaaagagaaaaggaaggaaggacagaaggaaggaaatgagggaggaagtaagggaggaaaggaaagaaagaagggaagaatgaaaggaaggaaggaaggaaggtaggaggaagggaggaagggaggaaagaaggaaggaaagaagaagggaggaaggaaggtaggagggagggaggaaagaaggaaggaaggaaggaaggaaggaaggaaggaaggaaggaacagtcaaaacagacggggtcaatttgacccgggaggacgacaggaaggttaaataaataaataaataaatagaaataataaatagtaaaaaacagagatacacacacacacacacacacacacacacactcacacacacacacacacacacacacacacacacacacacacacacacagagagagagtttggAACAGCTTCATACTTCCCTGAGTGATAAAGTGTTTTATCGGTCGACGCTGAactgataaaaaatgaaaagcagctCATGAACATGTTCAGTATATATAAGAGCTCTAATATTCTATTCACCTGCTGTAGATACACTgatagaaaacacaaaacacacacataataatactaataactttatttttatagcacttttcatacaataaaagcagctcaaagaggaaagaaacattaatttaataaagtataaaaatagtaataatttatagttataataaaacaataaagatactacaaaataaaagtagctagaatataaacatagaataaataataatatataaaatcaattaaaatacattttaagttcAGCAGAGCATCAGTGTGAAGATGACTGATAGAAAAgctaataaaacaataaagatactacaaaataaaagtagctaaaacaatcaaatagaataaatacaatatataaaatcaagtaaaatacattttcagtgtgaCGATGAATGATAGAAAAgctaataaaacaataaagtgaAGACATTTAGCTttaatgtttgtcttttattaaatattgaatTAGCTGCTTCTCTGATAATCTCTCTGTagtttgcagcagcagcagatgatcgagttattatcattattatctaTGTAGCTTTGTCCTCGCCCATTAAAagctttataatataatataatgaggACGACGGATGAATGTAACACATAATAAACCTTTGAGCCGAcagtttgtttagtttgtttgtagggaaggaaggaaggaaggaaggaaggaaggaaaggagggaggggggggcggaaggagggaggaaggaaggaaggaatgaaaggagaaagggggaaggaaggaaggaaggaaggaaggaaggaaggaagggatgaaggaaggaatgaaaggagggaagaaggaaggaaggaaggaaggaagaaaggaaggaaggaaaggagggaggaaggaaagaaggaaggaaggaaggaaggaatgaaggaagcaatgaaaggagggagggaggaaaaaggaagaaaggagggagggagggaggaaggaaggaatgaaaggaggacggaaggaaggaaggaaagaaaggaggaaaggagggagggaggaagggatgaaggaaggaatgaaaggagggaagaatgaaggaaggaaggaagaaaggagggagggaggaaggaaggaaggaaggaagggagggaggaagggagggaggacgaccTTTAATTCAATGCATGAATGTAACACATAATAAAcctttgtttgtttagtttgtttacTGACTTGAATTATTGATTTCAGTCTCATAAAGCTTCATTCATATCGTTATGTCATCATATCGTCATGACAACAATACAAGCTTTTATCCAGTGATATATGAtcctgtgtatgtttgtgttcattcagCTTTAGCGTCAGTCCAGAGcgaggttattattattatagttattataataataaaaactaaaattaatgatgatgattaatgaccaactaaaactaaaactgaattGTGGATAAAATCAGCTTTATTTTGGTGGTTTTGTTTCGTTTTCTCCCGTTTCCTGTTCGGTTTGACTTCTGCTAATACCTGGAAAGCTAAAATATAGActacaattaaattaaaactaaattaaaactacttgttaaactaactaaggtaaggtaaggcagctttatttatatagtgcatttcatatccaaggggcaactcaatgtgctttatataaaaactaaacatttaacagtaagaattggaaaaatatacaattaaaaaatattaaaataaaacccaataatagtaaaaacatggaaacattaaaacatacaattaaaaacaaaagaaatcttccataaataataataaaaaaaataaaaactaagtacagaaaaataaaataaaaacaaacatttaacagtaagaataaataaaaatataaaaataaataaaaatataaaaataaaacctaatgctatttaaaaacatggaaacattaaaacatacaataaataaataaaaaataaaacctaataataataataaaaaaaataaaaaataaacatttaacagtaagaattggaaacaaaaaaataaaataaataaaaataaaacctaataatagtaaaaacatggaaacaattAAAAACCAAATAATAGTAacccactaataataaaaaataaaataaaataaaaacaaagtacagaaaaataaaataaaaacaaacatttaacagtaagaattggaaacaaaaataaataaaaatataaaaataaaacctaataatagtaaaaacatggaaacatttaaacatacaattaaaaacaaaaaaataaataaaaacaaagtacagaaaaataaaataaaataaaaacaaacatttaacagtaataattggaaacaaaaaaataaaataaataaaaataaaacctaataatagtaaaaacaaggaaacaattaaaaaacaaaaaataataacccactaataataaaaaaattataagactagaataaagcattaaatataaggttgcagcataaaataataattcactttaaaatcattaaaagggaaatacagcgcaaatgaaagattaacaTTAAAagtactttcaaaataaaagctcaatcATAATAAGCACAGGAGAACTGGATTTATAAATGTTCACAGTGCATAATAGTCCAGGTTAAAGGTCATGTGACTCTAAATCTTGTGATCCTGCAGGTCTGCATACCGGTGGTGTCAGTTCGGCTGGTGAAGAAGCACAAGACGGCCGGCCTGGTGCCAAACGGCCTGGCCATCACCATGGATACGGGGCAGAAGGTaccagagagacagacaacagagagagagagagagatcacattattagtgttattgctgctgtttgcattgtagctccttctttctttctttctttcttttttctatgtttctgtttgtttatttctttcctcatctctttcctctttctttcttttctttctttctttctttctttcttccttcttctttcactCATTCAGAcatctgaagcttcatattagcttcagatcaacttttaaatccatgtttccacagaaggaggactgtgggtttagtcctccatcactttacattataaacattatgaaggatctaatggtcacacttcatgttcatttaGGCTCCTGACtggtttaagacagacttgagaaACTATGAATCCATCCTTTAATATTTCCAGCTAATAGTaacccttctccctccctctttctctccctctctccctccctctctctgcagtacgtgtttgtgtctctgctgtccagagACAACGTCTACGATGTTCTCAGGAGGATCTGCACTCACCTGCAGGTTTGTTCTTCTGTTTCCGGAATCAGAAGGAAAACTTTTCATTCCTCTGATTAAAGTGTTCAGCAGAGTTAAAATGTTCttattgttccttttttttttctcccaggtGAACGGGAAGAGTCTGAGTCTGAAGCAGTATCTGGAGGAGCCCAGCTCTCTGTCTATGGTAACTATACCTTTACTTTATTAAACCACAGTTATAGAGAAGAAATGTTACTACTTACATCAAGTCTCAATAATCCCCAGATCACCTTAAGACTACCATAAAGACACTTactttaaagctgctataatcaatatctgtattataaaaacatacagagaaTGATCAAAGACTCTGCAGCTTCTCTCTCggctttatagttgagtttcagctcattgtttagctgtccaaatgcaactttactgttttagttcgctctcagtgctctcatagtgttgattttcaaaataaaagcacagtacactacctgctcagcaccaaacagcaaacagacacagttagctgcagactagctggtgaacatagtggatcATTTAgaagccagatatttccctcaggagttggtagagagtaaaaacagagctaaaagagagagaatattagacagaaacacaactaaatgattaataaagaaaataacgAGAGAATTAATTGCATATGAAAATAGTAGTTGCAGCTCAAGTTTAGTTTTGTgtagtttaaatgtttgtccTGCTAAATGATGTTTTAGTGTCTCATAGTGATGAACATACAGAGAATGatcagagactctgcagctttatggagctttatagttgagtttcagctcattgtttagatgtctttactgttttagttcacTCTCAGAGCTCTCATAGtgttgattttcaaaataaaagcactgctgtactctacctgctcagcaccaaacagcaaacagacacagttatctgcagactagctggtgaacatagtggagcatttagaagccagatatttccctcaggaagttagtagagagtaaaaaacagctaaatgactcctaatgaatgataatgttgatcagtaaaCTGCTGGATTTGGAAATAAGTTCAACATGTCAGTTTAAGAGGTGATGAAATGTCGGTGTTGCGTTCACTACTTGCTTGTGTAATCAGTTGATGCAAGTTtcaggaaaaggaagagaagtaAAAGTATATTAAATGTTGCCTAAAATGCCAAACATGCTctagtttcagcttcttaaatgtgtgAATTTGCTCCTTTCTTTGTTATATatgataattaattataatatatttgtgttttggactgttggtcggacaaaacaagacatttgaaggcaTCACTGTGGGAAATTATAACAGACATTATTCACAGTTTATACaagattcatttattattatgtaaacAAAGAGTTAccagaaatatatataatacatatatatataatatatgataaaaTCAGCATCAACATAAAGTAAATTTATATTAAGCTTATCAGATATAGattacaaaatacacacatttttaaagacttaaagaagaaaaaatgaaataccCAAAGTTTAATTGATAAATAAAGCAATAATTTACACCAGAAAGATTTTAATTTTCAGCTTTAATGTGATTCACAAACTgactcaaagaaagaaagaaagaaagaaagaaagagaaagaagaggaagatgagggagggaggaaggaaggaaggaagatgagggagggagggagggaggaagggaggaaggaaggaaggaaggaaggaaggaaggaaggaaggaaggaaggaaggaagaaagaaagaggaggaagatgagggaggaaggaaggaagaaaaaagaaagaaagaaagaaagaggaggaagatgagggagggagggagggaggaaggaaggaagacgagggagggagggaaggaagaagaaagaaagaggaggaagatgagggagggaaggaagaaagaaagaaagaaagaaagaaagaaagaaagaaagaaaggaggaggacgatgaggaaagaaacaaacaaacaaaccatccaagaattgaaaagaaagaaaagaaaaggaggaagatgaggaaagaaagaaagaacgaaaggaagaaagaaagaaagaaggaggaagaagatgagggaggaaggaaggaaggaaagaaagaaagaaagaaagaaagaaagaaagaaagaaaggatgtaAGCAGTGGTATTAGCGTCGCCTCTCAGTCAGAAACAGGCTTAGAGGAAATACCTGGCGCTGTTGTTGTGACCTCATCGTGACCTCATTATGACCTCATCGTGACCTCATCATCACGCTGTGCAGATAAGAGGCTTTCCCCCCGCGCTGCCTTCAGGTTCCATCAGAAAATACCGTAAATATGGGTTAAAGACACATGACTGAGTCTGGATCGTTGAGACTTCTGTCGAAAGTTTGAAATTAAGaaactttttcttccttcctgtcgtcctcccgggtcaaattgacccccgtctgttttgactgtttgttctttccttctttccttccttccttctttcctctgtccttctttccttccttccttccgcttttcctttcctcccttccttcctccctcctaccttcctttctaaccctcctccttctatcttccttctttccttccctccttccttcatcctttccttccttccatctttccttccttccttccttccttccttctttcttcgtcctttccatccttccttccttccatcttttcttccttccttccctcctttccttccttccctccttccttccttctttcttcctcccctccttccttcctgctttccttccttccttctctccttccttccttccttcctgctttcctttcttccttctctccttccttccttctctccttccttcattctgtttGCCTCCTGCTGTAAACCTgttcataaatcataaatgaatgatttaaacCAAACCTTTCCTCTGAAGCAGAATATTTAAACATCTATCTAACTGCTGACTTTTCTCTGTCTCGTGtctcttcttcatttttttcaggATGAGTTTCCGGAGGTGttgaagtggaggaggaagccGTCGCTCCCGGccgtctcctcgtctctcccGGACCTGCTGGGAAACTCAACCCCCGTAATCACAGCAGACATACCGTtcagcacgcacacactcacaggtaAGCCCCGcccacctgtcaatcaacacctTGAAGCATAAAAAggttaatctgaagctaatatgaagcttcatcgtccaaatgagtcaaatccagtcttctatgtttcaacgttacagtgtttttagtagcaaacttgtttttaaccctcctgttgtcctcaagtcaaggaagggagggaggaaaaaggaaggaaaggagggaggaaggaaggaaggaaggaaggaaggaaggaagggaggaaaggagggaggaaaggaggaaggaaaggagggaggaaaggagggaggaaagaaggaaaggagggagggaaggaaggaaggaagggagggaggaaaggagggaggaaagaaggaaagagggagggagggtgaaaggaaaagaggacagcaggaaggaaggaaagaaggacagaggaaagaaacgATTGGTTTGCTTTGTAGGAACAAATATAAAgagtaataattaataaatagaaCAATGTTGTGTGACAATCATGT
Coding sequences within it:
- the LOC128359029 gene encoding GRAM domain-containing protein 2A: MENLEHSDDISVLPTHEVEPPREEDTHCPLPFRLQLIDDLTYEDVKKCYRGSTVSKYNSQYHKLFQTVPKEEILMKVYSCALLRDILLQGRLYISRNWLCFYANLFGKDIKVCIPVVSVRLVKKHKTAGLVPNGLAITMDTGQKYVFVSLLSRDNVYDVLRRICTHLQVNGKSLSLKQYLEEPSSLSMDEFPEVLKWRRKPSLPAVSSSLPDLLGNSTPVITADIPFSTHTLTDSSPPVVLKSRKGDSSLETEKILLTEPVPELGHMEYQLLKLFILLVFMLVLSSCYLAFRVCRLEQQLSFLSSQPTLRERCGEVPCWLANQKTGT